Genomic DNA from Paenibacillus sp. KS-LC4:
CTGCATCGTTGTGGGCGGAGGCCCTGTTGCCGAGCGCAAGGTGCTGGGGCTGCTTGAGGCGGGAGCCGATCAGGTGACGGTTATTGCGCTTGTTTTTACTCCGCAGCTAGAGGAGCTTGCGCGTACTGGTCATATCGAGGCGGAAGCGAGAGCTTATGCGAGCGAGGATGCGAAGGCGGCACGGCTTCTTTTTGCCGCTACGGATCAGGCCGAGCTGAATCGCCAAATTATGCTGGATGGCGAGCAAGCTGGCATCTGGGTTAATCGTGCAGATGAGGCAGGGGAAGGAACTTTTATTAATCCGTCGGTTGTGAGGCGCGGCGAACTGGTCATTGCCGTTTCTGCATCAGGAGCGAGCCCGGCGTTATCCTCTCGTATTCGGGAGGAGCTATCGAAGCAGTATGGCTCGGAATATATAGGCAGTACAGCTAGGCTGAAGGAGCTTCGTGAACGGGTGAAGCTCACCATAGCCGACCATAGGCTGCGACGCGAGGTGTTGAAGCTTGCAGCGCACGAAGCGCCATGGCAAGGCGAGGAAGACGGCGATTTAGACGGCTGGATTAGGCGGCTCATCGCAGCAACTGACAGGAGGAATACATAAATGACAGCACACATTAAGGAAAAGCGTACCATAATCGTAGGGACCCGCCAAAGTGCACTGGCGCTTACACAAACAGGGCAAGTGATTGACGAGCTTAAACGAATCAGTGAGCAGCATGGCTTCGACTATTCGTTCGAAATTCGAAAAATCGTCACAAAAGGCGATCAAATTCTCGATGTGACGTTATCGAAGGTTGGCGGAAAAGGATTGTTCGTAAAGGAGATCGAGCAAGCGCTGCTGGATGGCGAAATTGATATGGCGGTCCATAGCATGAAGGATATGCCATATGAGCTGCCTGAGGGGTTAGTGAATGGGGCGATTCCGAAGCGCGTTGATCCGCGCGATTGCCTCATTATGAAGCAGGGAGACAGTCTCGCTGCTTTGCCGCAGGGCGCAAAAGTTGGAACGAGCAGCCTGCGCCGCTCATCTCAGCTCAAAAATCTGCGTCCCGACTTAGTTGTACAATCCATTAGAGGCAACATTGATTCCCGTATTCGCAAGCTGGAAACGGAAGGGTTCGATGCCATCGTTCTTGCAGCCGCTGGTCTCAGCAGAATGGGCTGGGAAAACCGTATATCTGCCTTTTTGCAGGAGGACGTATCGGTGCCGGCTGTTGGGCAAGGTGCGCTTGGTATAGAATGCCGAGGAAATGACGGACAGATTCGCGAGCTGCTTGATTTATTTAATGATGCCGAAACCGCTTATGCGGTTCGGGCCGAGCGGAGCTTTCTTGGCGCGCTTAATGGCGGCTGCCAAATTCCGATTGGCGCACATGCCGTTGTGTGTAAAGGGGCAGACGGTACGCTGGAAGGCGCGGAGCTTATGCTAACTGGAATTGTAGGCTCGGCGGATGGAGAAGTGCTGCTGAAGGAAATCAAGAGGGGCAGCGATCCAGAGGCGCTGGGTAAGGAAGTGGCCGCAGCGCTTATTGCAAGAGGAGCGGACCGCATTTTAGCGGAAATCGGGGGATAGCCATGATGGGGAAAGGTATCGTTTATTTGGTTGGCGCGGGGCCAGGTGACGCCAAGCTGATTACGCTTCGCGGCTTGGAGTATCTGAAGAAAAGCGACGTTGTCGTCTACGACCGCTTGGCAAGCCCAAGGCTGCTTGCACATATGAAGCCGGGCGCTGAGAAAGTATACGTAGGCAAGCTTCCCGATCGCCACACGATGAAGCAGGAGGAAATTAACCAGCTGCTTGTGGACCTTGCTTTGCAAGGCAAGGTAGTGACGAGGCTTAAGGGTGGCGATCCGACGATTTTTGGCCGCGTAGGCGAGGAAGCGGGACTGCTTAAGGAGAACGGCATAAGCTTTGAAATTGTGCCCGGTATTACTTCTGCGATTGCTGTGCCTGCTTATGCTGGCATTCCGGTGACACATCGTGATTTCGCTTCCTCACTTTCAATCATTACGGGACATGAAAGCCCTGATAAGCTGGATCGCTCGATCTATTGGGACAAGGTAACGAATGCTACAGGAACGCTTATTTTTCTAATGGGCGTAGCCAAAATTGGCTATATTGCCAATCAGCTCATGAAGCATGGCAAGCTTGGCACGACGCCTGTTGCGTTAGTGCGCTGGGGAACGAGAGTCGAGCAGCAGACCGTTGTCGGCACGCTTGCTACGATTGAGCAAATGGTGCGGGAGGCTAATTTTCAGCCGCCAGCTGTCATTGTCGTTGGCGATGTAGTGCTGCAGCGGGAGCAATTGCAGTGGTACGAAAGCAAGCCGCTGTTTGGCACGCGCGTGCTTGTAACGCGAGCGAGAGCACAGGCAAGCGAGCTGGCTGACCTTGTAGATGAGCTGGGCGGCGAACCATGCGAATATCCTGTCATTGATATCCGCGAGCCTCAGGAGGCCTCAGCGGTCGCTACACTGCGTGCTGCACTTTCGGAAGCGGAGCAATATGGCTGGCTCATGTTCACGAGCGTAAATGGCGTGGAGTATTTCTATCGGTGGCTGCGGCGCTTCGGCATTGATATCCGGCGCTTCCATAAGGCGAGAATCGCCGCCGTTGGCCCGAGGACAGCCGAGGCGCTGGAAAATCGCGGGCTGACTGTCGAGCTGCTGCCAGCAAAGTTTCAGGCTGAAGGGCTGCTGGAGCAGCTTGCTGACGAGCTGCAGGCTGGCGAGCGGGTACTGCTGCCGCGTGGTGACTTGGCGCGTGAGGTGCTGCCGCGCGAACTGGCAGCCAAGGGACTGCTGCCAACGGAAATTGACGTATACGAAACCGTGCTTGCCGATACGCAGGATGATCAGGTGCTGGAATGGATCAACGAGCAGCAGATTCACATGATTACGTTCACCAGCTCCTCCACGGTGACGAACCTGCTGGAGAAGCTGCGCCGCAGCGGCATTAGCGATCCTGTTCAAGCGATTTTGGACATTCCGGCGATCAGCATTGGGCCGCTGACATCAGCTACGATGAAAGAAGCAGGCCTGCGTGTAGCCGCTGAGGCTGAGCAGGCGACAATTCCATCGCTTATTGATGCGATGATTAAGTACCGCAGTGCAGAACGGACATAAGGCATTATTTTTTAATATATAAGCATTCATAAGTTTCATAATTAAAATCAGCTTGTATTTCACCCTCGCAACGGCAGCATTGCCGCCGAATACAAGGACAGCTGTTTACGCTTGTACAGATGGGCAAATACTTGGTGCAGCTAACAAATGAGGCAAATGCTAGCCGTAATTCGCATAGCGCAAGCCTCACAAAACAGTTGGAGGAGGAATAGAAGATGGCATTTCCTGTCGTAAGACATCGGAGATTGCGGCAATCCGCCGCTCTTCGCAGCATGGTTAGGGAAACGGCGCTTTCTGCTAATGATTTTATTTATCCTATTTTTGTAACGGTGGGCACGAACGTGAAGGAAGAAATCGCGTCAATGCCAGGCGTTTATCATTTTTCATTAGACCGCTTGGAAGAGGAGATCAGAGAGGTTGTGGCTCTGGGTATTCCATCCGTCATGCTGTTTGGCGTTCCTGCTGACAAAGATAGCGAAGGCACCTCCGCATTTGCGCCTGATGGCATTGTGCAAGAGGCCATCCGTGCGGTGAAGAGCTGGGCGCCAGAGCTTCTCGTTATTGCAGATACATGCCTTTGTCAATTTACAGATCATGGCCATTGCGGCCTAATCCATGTGCATGAGCGTACAGGCAACGCAGAGGTTGATAATGATGCCTCGCTGATACAGCTTGTTCGTACAGCCGTTTCCCAAGCAGAGGCAGGCGCGGATATGATCGCTCCATCCAACATGATGGACGGCTTCGTGGGCGCTATTCGCGAAGGCTTAGACGAAGCGGGCTTTACGCATATTCCGATTTTGTCCTACGCGGTCAAATATGCTTCCGCTTTTTATGGACCGTTTCGTGAAGCGGCGCATTCAACACCGCAATTCGGCGACCGCAAGACGTATCAGATGGATCCTGCCAATGCGCGCGAGGCGCTGCGGGAAGCGGAGTCTGACGTCATTGAAGGCGCGGATATGCTAATGGTTAAGCCAGCGCTTGCGTATATGGACGTTATTCGCCTGCTTAAGGAGCATTTTGACCTGCCGGTGGCAGCGTACAATGTGAGCGGCGAATATGCGATGGTAAAAGCGGCAGCGGCAAATGGGTGGATTGACGAGCGCGCTATCGTATTGGAGACGCTGACCGGAATGAAGCGGGCTGGTGCGGACATTTTGATTACGTACCATGCGAAGGATGCGGCACGCTGGTTGAAAGGGGCTGAATAGTCGATGAATCATTCATCTACAGGCAGAAGCGATACACGCTCACGCGAGGCATTCGCGCGGGCCAAGCAAGTCATTCCCGGCGGTGTGAACAGTCCGGTTCGCGCTTTTAAATCCGTAGGCTTGAACCCGGTTTATATGGAGCGCGGCCAAGGCAGCCGCGTATTTGATATCGACGGCAACAGCTATATTGATTACGTCGCTTCATGGGGACCGCTCATTATGGGTCATGCGCATCCCGAAGTTGTCGAAGCGATCAAGCGTACCGCAGAAAAAGGCACCAGCTTTGGGGCACCGACTGAACTGGAGACGCTTATGGCGGAGCTGGTGTGCGAGCGCTTGCCTTCGGTCGATGTGGTTCGGATGGTCAACTCCGGCACAGAAGCGACGATGAGCGCTTTGCGTCTTGCACGCGGCTTTACGAAGCGCAGCAAAATCGTCAAATTTGAAGGCTCTTATCATGGTCATGCCGACAGCTTGCTCATTAAAGCGGGTTCCGGTGTGGCGACGCTAGGCTTACCTGATAGTCCCGGCGTTCCAGAGAGCATTGCCTCGCAGACGATAACCGTGCCTTACAATGATATCGAGTCGATCAAGCTCGTATTTGAAAAATATGGCGAGGAAATTGCCTGCGTCATCGTCGAGCCGATTGCCGGCAATATGGGCGTAGTTCCGCCGCTTCCGGGCTTTCTGCAAGGCCTGCGTGATATAACGGAGCAATACGGCAGCCTGCTTATTTTTGATGAAGTAATGACCGGTTTTCGCGTCCACTACAGCAGTGCGCAAGGGCTGTACGGAATTAAGCCAGATATCACTTGCTTCGGCAAGGTAATCGGGGGCGGATTGCCGGTCGGCGCTTATGGCGGCAGACGCGATCTGATGGAGCTTATAGCGCCGAGTGGTCCAATTTATCAGGCGGGCACGCTGTCCGGCAATCCGCTGGCGATGGCTGCTGGTTATACGACGCTCAAGCTACTGACGCCGGAAACATATGAGCTTCTGGAGCGCCAAGCGGTTCGGTTGCAGCGCGGCTTTGAAGCAAATGCGAAGGCGGCTGGCATTGCTTCGACGATTAATCGTGTCGGCTCGATGGTATGTCCGTTTTTCACCGAAACGCATGTCATCAATTACGATACAGCCAAAACATCCGATTTAGAGCGCTTCAAGGCGTATTTTGCCGCTATGCTGGAGCTTGGCGTGAGCGTCGCTCCATCGCAGTTTGAAGGCATGTTCGTATCGGCTGTCCATACCGATGAAGATATTGATGCAACGATTGCTGCCAACGCGGCTGCTTTGAGCAGATTG
This window encodes:
- a CDS encoding bifunctional precorrin-2 dehydrogenase/sirohydrochlorin ferrochelatase, producing MNGYYPVMLKLQGSRCIVVGGGPVAERKVLGLLEAGADQVTVIALVFTPQLEELARTGHIEAEARAYASEDAKAARLLFAATDQAELNRQIMLDGEQAGIWVNRADEAGEGTFINPSVVRRGELVIAVSASGASPALSSRIREELSKQYGSEYIGSTARLKELRERVKLTIADHRLRREVLKLAAHEAPWQGEEDGDLDGWIRRLIAATDRRNT
- the hemC gene encoding hydroxymethylbilane synthase — protein: MTAHIKEKRTIIVGTRQSALALTQTGQVIDELKRISEQHGFDYSFEIRKIVTKGDQILDVTLSKVGGKGLFVKEIEQALLDGEIDMAVHSMKDMPYELPEGLVNGAIPKRVDPRDCLIMKQGDSLAALPQGAKVGTSSLRRSSQLKNLRPDLVVQSIRGNIDSRIRKLETEGFDAIVLAAAGLSRMGWENRISAFLQEDVSVPAVGQGALGIECRGNDGQIRELLDLFNDAETAYAVRAERSFLGALNGGCQIPIGAHAVVCKGADGTLEGAELMLTGIVGSADGEVLLKEIKRGSDPEALGKEVAAALIARGADRILAEIGG
- the cobA gene encoding uroporphyrinogen-III C-methyltransferase, with translation MMGKGIVYLVGAGPGDAKLITLRGLEYLKKSDVVVYDRLASPRLLAHMKPGAEKVYVGKLPDRHTMKQEEINQLLVDLALQGKVVTRLKGGDPTIFGRVGEEAGLLKENGISFEIVPGITSAIAVPAYAGIPVTHRDFASSLSIITGHESPDKLDRSIYWDKVTNATGTLIFLMGVAKIGYIANQLMKHGKLGTTPVALVRWGTRVEQQTVVGTLATIEQMVREANFQPPAVIVVGDVVLQREQLQWYESKPLFGTRVLVTRARAQASELADLVDELGGEPCEYPVIDIREPQEASAVATLRAALSEAEQYGWLMFTSVNGVEYFYRWLRRFGIDIRRFHKARIAAVGPRTAEALENRGLTVELLPAKFQAEGLLEQLADELQAGERVLLPRGDLAREVLPRELAAKGLLPTEIDVYETVLADTQDDQVLEWINEQQIHMITFTSSSTVTNLLEKLRRSGISDPVQAILDIPAISIGPLTSATMKEAGLRVAAEAEQATIPSLIDAMIKYRSAERT
- the hemB gene encoding porphobilinogen synthase; this encodes MAFPVVRHRRLRQSAALRSMVRETALSANDFIYPIFVTVGTNVKEEIASMPGVYHFSLDRLEEEIREVVALGIPSVMLFGVPADKDSEGTSAFAPDGIVQEAIRAVKSWAPELLVIADTCLCQFTDHGHCGLIHVHERTGNAEVDNDASLIQLVRTAVSQAEAGADMIAPSNMMDGFVGAIREGLDEAGFTHIPILSYAVKYASAFYGPFREAAHSTPQFGDRKTYQMDPANAREALREAESDVIEGADMLMVKPALAYMDVIRLLKEHFDLPVAAYNVSGEYAMVKAAAANGWIDERAIVLETLTGMKRAGADILITYHAKDAARWLKGAE
- the hemL gene encoding glutamate-1-semialdehyde 2,1-aminomutase, coding for MNHSSTGRSDTRSREAFARAKQVIPGGVNSPVRAFKSVGLNPVYMERGQGSRVFDIDGNSYIDYVASWGPLIMGHAHPEVVEAIKRTAEKGTSFGAPTELETLMAELVCERLPSVDVVRMVNSGTEATMSALRLARGFTKRSKIVKFEGSYHGHADSLLIKAGSGVATLGLPDSPGVPESIASQTITVPYNDIESIKLVFEKYGEEIACVIVEPIAGNMGVVPPLPGFLQGLRDITEQYGSLLIFDEVMTGFRVHYSSAQGLYGIKPDITCFGKVIGGGLPVGAYGGRRDLMELIAPSGPIYQAGTLSGNPLAMAAGYTTLKLLTPETYELLERQAVRLQRGFEANAKAAGIASTINRVGSMVCPFFTETHVINYDTAKTSDLERFKAYFAAMLELGVSVAPSQFEGMFVSAVHTDEDIDATIAANAAALSRL